The DNA sequence GTATGCAGCGTGATCACCCCGCCAACGGCCTGCCCCAGGCGCGTATCGAGCGGCTCGGATACCGGCGCGACCTCCATCAGAAACGGCTGGCCGTGCAAACGCACTTCCCTGTCGGGCGCATGAAACCCGCTCTGCAGCAGCTCAGCCTGCACCCCGGGCTCGCCCAACAGTTCCTGTAGCATCTTGCCTTGCAATTCGCTCTCGCTCATGTCCGCCACGCTCGCCGCGGCGGCATTGGCAATGACGATTCTGCCGGCCGCATCCACCGCCATGACCGGATCGGCCATGGCCGCCAGCAGCGCATCGAGATGCAGCCGGCGACGCGCTCCCGGCAGCACGTCGACCGCCACCGCATCCTTGACGCCTGCCACCTGCATGAAGTCCGCACGCAGGTCCGGCAGCATGCGCTCGTCAAGCTCGGGGCTGTCGATGAAAACGTCGGACGAGTCGACTTCGACCGCGACCACGTTGATGTTGCGGCGTGCTAATACGGCCAGGATTTCATGGGCGATGCCGACGCGATCGGCGAACTGAACGTCTATCCGCATAATGGAGGCGCTATGGAGAATGCATGCACTTGCTCAATGGATGCCGTGCAGGCACCCGCCATCTGCGACTTTACCTGTGGCATGCTCGCGCGACAATAGCGCCAAGCCATCCCGGTGGCACGACCGGGATGGCATGCCCCGAACCAGCCTTATGCGCGCGCTGCCTGCGGAACGCGAACCGGCCCACTGGTACGGTCGTAGCGGTCCATGAACAAGCCTTCCGTATCGATTTCGGCGCGCTTGCCGCTCATAAGATCGGCCAGCAGCCGACCAGAACCGCATGCCATGGTCCAGCCCAGCGTCCCATGGCCGGTATTCAGGAACAGATTGCCATACGGGGTAGGTCCGACGACCGGCGTGCCATCCGGCGTCATCGGGCGCAGCCCGGTCCAAAATTCCGCTTTCGCCACGTCACCGCCACGCGGGAACAGATCCGTCACCGAATGCTCCAGGGTCGCGCGGCGCGCTGCGCGCAGCGTTAAGTCATAGCCGGCAATCTCGGCGGTGCCGCCGACGCGGATCCGGTCTCCGAGGCGCGTGATGGCGACCTTGTAGGTTTCATCCATCACGGTCGATTCCGGTGCGCCGCTCGTGTCGGCAATCGGCACGGTGATGGAATAGCCCTTGACCGGATATACCGGGATGCGCATGCCTAGCTCGCGCAACATCAGCGGCGAATAACTGCCGAGCGCCAGCACAAAGGCATCCGCCTTCAATTCTCCCTGGCCGGTCTGCACGGCGCGAATCTTATTGCCGATGGAAACCAGGCGCTGGATTGCGGTGCCGTATTTGAACTTCACGCCCGCCTGCTCGGCCCGTGCCGCAAGCTGCTGCGTGAACTTGAAGCAGTCGCCGGTTTCGTCGCCCGGCAAGCGCAACGCCCCGACGAATTTTCCACGGACATGGGCCAGCGCGGGCTCGACCCGGATGCAGCCCTCGGGATCGAGCAGTTCGTACGGCACGTTATATTGCTGGAGCACGGCGATATCACTAGCGGCGCCGTCGAGCTGCTTTTGCGTACGGAACAGTTGCAAAGTGCCCTGCATTCGTTCATCGTAGCTGATCCCGGTCGCCGCGCGCAGCGCCATCAGGCAGTCGCGGCTGTATTCGGCCAGGCGCACCATGCGTCCCTTGTTGACCTCGTAGCGCGCCGCAGTGCAATTTGACAGCATCTGGAACAGCCAGCGCCACATTGCGGGATCGATGCCGGGCCGAATGACCAGCGGGCTATGGCGCATCATCATCCACTTCATGGCCTTCAAGGGAATGCCGGGCGCAGCCCACGGCGCGGAATATCCGGGAGATACCTCGCCGGCGTTGGCATAGCTCGTTTCCAGCCCGGTGCCAGGCTGGCGATCCAGCACCGTCACATCATGCCCAGCCTGGGCCAGGTAATACGCCGACGTGGTACCGATCACACCGCCGCCCAATACGATAATTTTCATGGCCATTCCCCCAACTGTGATTTATCGATCCAATTCAGCAACATGTATGCCAAAAAAGATAAATCAATGAATTCAGTGGGTTATGAAAAATTGCGGGGACTGAAGCTTACCCAGAGGTGTACACAAAAATGGACACCCATATCGTTTTCGGTACAAGAGAAAGGAAAAGCCCTTGAAAAACAAGGATTAGCGAAGATGTATTAAATTCAATACACTGTACTGAATTTAATACACGCAGCAAAGCCTGTAATGGCCCGTCAGCTTGCGTAGCGCAGCTTATCCAGCCACTCGATGAGCGGAATCGTCGCCGGCAGGAGCGGCTCGACGCCGACGCTCCCCTGCCAGGCAAATGCCTGCCCTTCCAGGCTTTGCGGCTCGCCCTGCCAGTCCCGGCTGAGATAGAAATGCAGCCGCACATGGGCGTGCGGATACACGTATTCGACGCCGCACCACGGTTCAGCAGAGACGACGATCATTCCCAATTCTTCTACGAACTCGCGCTTGAGCGCATCGAGGATCGATTCATCGGGCTCGACCTTCCCCCCAGGGAATTCCCAGTACCCGGCGTAAGGCTTGCCGTCCGGACGCTGCGCCAGCAGCACGTCGCCATTGGGCTTCATCAGGATGCCAACGGCGACATCGATCGGGGGACGAACAGGAAGTGACATGCGAAATTCGACGAAGACGGTTTGTTATTGGATCTTGCCCGCATAATCCCGGGCAAACTGCCAGGCAACCCGCCCCGAGCGTGAGCCGCGCTGCAGCGCCCAGCGCAGGGCATCGGGCCGCGCCGCGTCGACCTGCTGATCGTTGCATCCAAAGTGGCGCAGCCAGTGCGCGACGATGTCGAGGTAATCGTCCTGTTTGAATGGATAAAACGATACCCACAGGCCGAAGCGCTCGGACAGGGAAATTTTTTCCTCGACCGTTTCACCCGGATGCAGGTCGCCGTCCTCGGTATGCACATAGCTCGCATTGTCGGACATGCGTTCGGGCATCAGATGGCGGCGATTGGACGTCGCGTAAATCAGCACATTGTCCGACTGCGCCGAGATGCTGCCGTCCAGCGTCACCTTGAGCGCCTTGTAGCCGCCCTCGCCTTCTTCAAACGAGAGGTCGTCGCAAAAGATGACGAAGCGCTCCGGCCGCCGCGCCACCAAATCGACGATGTCCGGCAGGTCGGAGAGATCGTCCTTATCGACTTCGATCAGGCGCAAGCCCTGGTCCGCAAACTGATTCAGGCAGGCCTTGATCAGCGACGACTTGCCAGTGCCGCGCGCACCGGTCAGCAAGACGTTGTTGGCCGGACGCCCCAGCACGAACTGGCGGGTATTTTGCTCGATCTGTTGTTTTTGCGGGTCGATATTATGCAGGTCGGACAATGCAATGCGGGCCATATGCGCGACCGGCTGCAGGTAGCCGCGGCTGTCTTTTCCACTCTGCTTGCGCCAGCGAAATGCTGGACTGACATTCCAGTCCAGCACCGGGCTTGGATGCGGCAACACTGCCTCCAAGCGCGCCAACAGCATTTCAGCACGCTCGAGAAACTGTTCAAGCTGGGACATGTCAGGAACGGTAATCGGCGTTGATACTCACGTATTCGTGCGAAAAATCGCAAGTCCAGACCGTCGCACTCGCATTGCCGCGCGCAAGCTTGACGCGGATGGTGATCTCGCTCTGCTTCATCACGCGCTGGCCATCCTCTTCCTTGTAGTCCGGATTGCGGCCGCCATTCTTCGCCACCCAGACATCGTCCAGGTACAGGTTCAACTTGCTCACATCCAGGTCATTCACGCCCGCGTAACCGATCGCCGCGAGGATGCGGCCGAGATTCGGATCGGATGCGTAGAACGCGGTCTTGACCAGCGGCGAATGACCAATCGCATACGCGATCTTGCGGCACTCCTCGACGCTGGCGCCATCCTCCACCGCAATGGTGATGAACTTGGTCGCGCCTTCGCCGTCGCGCACGATCATCTGTGCCAGTTCCTGCGACAGTGCCTTGACCGCCGCGAACAGCGCAGCGTATTCAGGCGAATCGATATTGCCGACTTCAAGCTGCGAAGTGCCGGTGGCGATCAGCATGAAGGAATCGTTGGTCGACGTGTCGCCGTCGATCGTGATGCAATTGAACGACTTGTCCGCCACCTCCTTGACCATGTGTTCCAGCACCGGTTGCGCGACCTTGGCATCGGTGGCGACGAAGCCGAGCATGGTGGCCATGTTCGGCTTGATCATACCGGCCCCCTTGCTGATGCCTGTCAGGGTCACGGTGACGCCATTGATGACCACGGTGCGCGACGCCGCCTTCGGCTGCGTGTCGGTGGTCATAATGGATTCGGCGGCGTTGTACCAGTTGTCCGTCTTCAGGTTCGCGATCGCCTGCGGCAAGCCGGCCTTGATGCGATCGACCGGCAGCGGCTCCAGGATCACGCCTGTGGAAAAAGGAAGAATCTGCGAAGGGTCGCACGCGAGCAGGTCAGCCAGTGCCACGCAAGTCGCATTGGCATCGGCCAGACCAGCCTCTCCCGTTCCCGCATTCGCATTGCCGGTATTGATCACGAGGGCGCGAATCGGCGCACCTGCCATGCGCAAGCCTTCCAGGTGCGCCTTGCACACCTGCACGGGTGCAGCGCAAAAACGGTTGGTGGTAAACACGCCCGCCACGGTGGCCGTCGGCGCCAGCTTCATGACCAGCAAATCCTTGCGGTTGGCTTTGCGCACGCCGGCTTCGGCATGACCAAGTTCGATGCCGGCGACGGGTTTCAGGTCGGCGGCGACAGGAAAAGGGAGATTGACGGCCATAAGCGTAGGTTGCCCGGATAAAGAAAAGGAAGACCGATATTCTAAACCGATCACGGAAAGCAGACGCGCAAATAAAAAGGGCGGATCGCTCCGCCCTTTTGCAGCCACCAGACTCGCTGGCGAACAAGCCGTCAAATCAGCAGCCTTAAGCCTTACGCCAGTTTCCCGTGGCACTGCTTGTACTTCTTGCCACTGCCGCACGGGCACGGATCGTTGCGCCCGACCTTCGGCACGGCATTCACCATCGGCTGGTTGCCGGTCTCCGCCTGTGAAGTCGGCGCCAGCAATTCTTCGGGCGCCGCGTTCGGATTGAAGTCGGCGTGCTCGTAGTGCACGTTTTCGACGTGCGACTGCGCCAACTGCTCCTCGGCCGCATCGATCTCTTCGCGCGACTGGATACGCACGGTCATCACGATGCGCACCACCTCGTTCTTGATCAGCTCCAGCATTTGGCCGAACAGCTCGAATGCTTCGCGCTTGTACTCCTGCTTCGGGTTCTTCTGCGCATAACCGCGCAGGTGGATGCCCTGGCGCAGGTGATCCAGTGCCGCCAGGTGCTCGCGCCAGTGCGTGTCGATACTTTGCAGCATGACGCTGCGCTCGAAGCCGGCAAACGCCGTCTTGCCGATGATTTCCACCTTGGCGTTGTACGAATCGTCGGCAACCTTGAGCACGCGCTCGAGCAGATCTTCCGCCGTCAGGTTCGGTTCGGCCTCCAGCATCTTCGCCAGCGGCACTTCCAGCTGCCACTCGTTGGCGAGCGTCGCTTCGAGCCCCTTGATGTCCCACTGCTCTTCCACCGATTCCGGCGGCACGTGGGCATGGAACAGGTCGGTGAACACGCCTTGGCGCAGCGAAGCGATCAGCTCGGAAATATCCACCGATTCGAGCAGCTCGTTACGCTGCTGGTAGATGACCTTGCGCTGGTCGTTTGCCACATCGTCGTATTCAAGCAGCTGCTTGCGGATATCGAAGTTGCGCCCTTCCACCTTGCGCTGCGCGGACTCGATCGAACGCGAGACGATGCCTGCCTCGATCGGTTCGCCTTCCGGCATCTTGAGGCGATCCATGATCGCGCGCACGCGGTCGCCGGCAAAAATGCGCAGCAAGGGATCGTCCAGCGACAGATAGAAGCGCGACGAACCGGGGTCGCCCTGGCGCCCGGAGCGACCGCGCAACTGGTTGTCGACCCGGCGCGATTCGTGACGCTCGGTGCCGATGATGTGCAAGCCGCCGGCCGACACCACGTGGTCGTGCAGCGACTGCCACTCGTCACGCAGTTTCTTTGCATGCGCCTGCTTCTCTTCGTCGGAGAGGTTGGGGTCGGCTTCGATGAACTGGATCTGCTTTTCGACATTACCGCCCAACACGATGTCGGTACCGCGGCCCGCCATGTTGGTGGCGATCGTGATCATTTTCGGGCGCCCCGCCTGTGCCACGATTTCCGCTTCGCGCGCGTGCTGCTTGGCGTTGAGCACGTTGTGCGGCAGCTTGTTCTTGGTCAGGATATTCGACAGCAGCTCCGAATTCTCGATCGAGGTGGTGCCGACCAGCACCGGCTGTCCGCGCTCGTAGCAATCCTTGATATCGGCAAGCATCGCGTTGTACTTCTCTTGCGCGCTCTTGTACACCTGGTCCTGGCGGTCCTTGCGCTGGCTCGGCCGGTTCGGCGGAATCACCACGGTTTCGAGGCCATAGATTTCCTGGAATTCGTAGGCTTCGGTGTCGGCCGTACCGGTCATGCCGGCCAGCTTGCCGTACATGCGGAAGTAGTTCTGGAACGTGATGGACGCGAGCGTCTGGTTCTCGTTCTGGATCTTTACGCCTTCCTTCGCTTCGACCGCCTGATGCAGGCCATCGGACCAGCGGCGCCCGGTCATCAGGCGACCGGTGAATTCGTCGACGATGACGACTTCACCGTTTTGCACCACGTAATGCTGGTCCTTGTGATACAGCGTGTGTGCGCGCAGGGCGGCGTACAGGTGGTGGATCAGCGTGATATTGGCCGCATCGTACAGCGAGGCGCCTTCCGGCAGCAGGCCCATGCGCGTCAAGATCTGTTCAGCCTTTTCGTGGCCGGCTTCGGTCAGCAGCACCTGATGCGATTTCTCGTCCTTGGTGTAATCGCCCGGAACCTCGATCTTA is a window from the Noviherbaspirillum sp. UKPF54 genome containing:
- a CDS encoding D-amino acid dehydrogenase; translation: MKIIVLGGGVIGTTSAYYLAQAGHDVTVLDRQPGTGLETSYANAGEVSPGYSAPWAAPGIPLKAMKWMMMRHSPLVIRPGIDPAMWRWLFQMLSNCTAARYEVNKGRMVRLAEYSRDCLMALRAATGISYDERMQGTLQLFRTQKQLDGAASDIAVLQQYNVPYELLDPEGCIRVEPALAHVRGKFVGALRLPGDETGDCFKFTQQLAARAEQAGVKFKYGTAIQRLVSIGNKIRAVQTGQGELKADAFVLALGSYSPLMLRELGMRIPVYPVKGYSITVPIADTSGAPESTVMDETYKVAITRLGDRIRVGGTAEIAGYDLTLRAARRATLEHSVTDLFPRGGDVAKAEFWTGLRPMTPDGTPVVGPTPYGNLFLNTGHGTLGWTMACGSGRLLADLMSGKRAEIDTEGLFMDRYDRTSGPVRVPQAARA
- a CDS encoding NUDIX domain-containing protein, which produces MSLPVRPPIDVAVGILMKPNGDVLLAQRPDGKPYAGYWEFPGGKVEPDESILDALKREFVEELGMIVVSAEPWCGVEYVYPHAHVRLHFYLSRDWQGEPQSLEGQAFAWQGSVGVEPLLPATIPLIEWLDKLRYAS
- a CDS encoding ATP-binding protein; its protein translation is MSQLEQFLERAEMLLARLEAVLPHPSPVLDWNVSPAFRWRKQSGKDSRGYLQPVAHMARIALSDLHNIDPQKQQIEQNTRQFVLGRPANNVLLTGARGTGKSSLIKACLNQFADQGLRLIEVDKDDLSDLPDIVDLVARRPERFVIFCDDLSFEEGEGGYKALKVTLDGSISAQSDNVLIYATSNRRHLMPERMSDNASYVHTEDGDLHPGETVEEKISLSERFGLWVSFYPFKQDDYLDIVAHWLRHFGCNDQQVDAARPDALRWALQRGSRSGRVAWQFARDYAGKIQ
- the argJ gene encoding bifunctional glutamate N-acetyltransferase/amino-acid acetyltransferase ArgJ; amino-acid sequence: MAVNLPFPVAADLKPVAGIELGHAEAGVRKANRKDLLVMKLAPTATVAGVFTTNRFCAAPVQVCKAHLEGLRMAGAPIRALVINTGNANAGTGEAGLADANATCVALADLLACDPSQILPFSTGVILEPLPVDRIKAGLPQAIANLKTDNWYNAAESIMTTDTQPKAASRTVVINGVTVTLTGISKGAGMIKPNMATMLGFVATDAKVAQPVLEHMVKEVADKSFNCITIDGDTSTNDSFMLIATGTSQLEVGNIDSPEYAALFAAVKALSQELAQMIVRDGEGATKFITIAVEDGASVEECRKIAYAIGHSPLVKTAFYASDPNLGRILAAIGYAGVNDLDVSKLNLYLDDVWVAKNGGRNPDYKEEDGQRVMKQSEITIRVKLARGNASATVWTCDFSHEYVSINADYRS
- the secA gene encoding preprotein translocase subunit SecA, encoding MSLLTQIFGSRNQRLIKQYQKTVREINALEPAMEKLSDAELQAKTPEFKERIAKGASLDDILVEAFAVCREASKRVLKMRHFDVQLIGGMVLHYGKIAEMATGEGKTLMATLAAYLNALSGKGVHVVTVNDYLAQRDAEWMGRLYGWLGLTTGINLSQMDHDAKQQAYAADITYGTNNEFGFDYLRDNMVYDAGDRVQRSLNFAVVDEVDSILIDEARTPLIISGQAEDHTDLYLKINQVPPLLTLQIGEETPDGKGKIEVPGDYTKDEKSHQVLLTEAGHEKAEQILTRMGLLPEGASLYDAANITLIHHLYAALRAHTLYHKDQHYVVQNGEVVIVDEFTGRLMTGRRWSDGLHQAVEAKEGVKIQNENQTLASITFQNYFRMYGKLAGMTGTADTEAYEFQEIYGLETVVIPPNRPSQRKDRQDQVYKSAQEKYNAMLADIKDCYERGQPVLVGTTSIENSELLSNILTKNKLPHNVLNAKQHAREAEIVAQAGRPKMITIATNMAGRGTDIVLGGNVEKQIQFIEADPNLSDEEKQAHAKKLRDEWQSLHDHVVSAGGLHIIGTERHESRRVDNQLRGRSGRQGDPGSSRFYLSLDDPLLRIFAGDRVRAIMDRLKMPEGEPIEAGIVSRSIESAQRKVEGRNFDIRKQLLEYDDVANDQRKVIYQQRNELLESVDISELIASLRQGVFTDLFHAHVPPESVEEQWDIKGLEATLANEWQLEVPLAKMLEAEPNLTAEDLLERVLKVADDSYNAKVEIIGKTAFAGFERSVMLQSIDTHWREHLAALDHLRQGIHLRGYAQKNPKQEYKREAFELFGQMLELIKNEVVRIVMTVRIQSREEIDAAEEQLAQSHVENVHYEHADFNPNAAPEELLAPTSQAETGNQPMVNAVPKVGRNDPCPCGSGKKYKQCHGKLA